The DNA region TCAGAGACATGAAATTAAACATCCTTGTTGTTCTATTTTCAGTTTATTGTATGGCACTGTGATCTCTATATCTTACAAATAAGATGCTATCTAGAAAAAGCATAAACATTTGTAGCATCAATATAGTGTTTTACTACAAATATATATCACTATAAGTCCTCTGTTTGTGTTCAGGTTAGAGAAGGGATTGTATCAAAGTGTGATTTCATGTTTTTTCTATAAATTTGTTATTCTACTATTAGAAAGGGGTAGGGATGACATGtaattacaattttaaataatacATTCTCGTTCAGATTAAGGGTAATATtcaataataaatgaataaaacaaatactaataataaattatctctttacaACATGATTGAACGAAACTGGTAGCAATAGACAAATTATCAAAATTGAAAACTGGACTTCAAGGACCCAATTATAAACATCCAAAACAATGAATGACTTTACTTGGAATTACGCCACAAACAAATATCCAATGAATTTCCCACGAGAATTGGCAGGTTAGATTTATATTGATTTGATAGTTAGTATcagaaataaaagaagaaagtTATTGGCTTTTGATCTAAAGATTATTgatgtttaaaattgtttcataaTAGAAAATGAATTGTAGAACAAAAGGAAATAAGAGCTTCCGATTATTGCTGACGATAGGAATAAAAAAGGcaatacaacaataattttaatagtcCAGTGATTAATTTAgagactattttgtaactttttaaagttttataactAAATCATAAATTTACCGATAATAGGCGTAGTTGATAAAAATGGGCGCGTTTAAATTACCAGTCAGTACGCTGTCGTTCGGACACAAACTTCAGGTTAGgtattttaaagttttaacagAACTAAAATCTCTGAACTTGAAATTGAAGATTCTCAAAATGTCGATTTTTGCGGGCAATTTTAGCTTCAAAATCTCATCCACACTTCAGTTTCGAGTTTTCTCATTTCCCTGGTAAGCTCTCTCACtccaaattttggtttttttttaatttttctattctcTGTTTGTTTCGTAGGAAAATGAAAGTGAGTGAAGGAAAATTGGTACTTTGATTCACCTGTTTCACGTTTGATCAATCCGAACCCTAAGTTGACCTAATCCAATTTGATCATTAAACGTCAGTGTAATCCGAAGTCGCCTGAACCCGAAATAATCCCAACCGTGATGACCCAACCCAAAAACTCGAATAACTTAAACTGACTCAAACTGAAATGATCCGAAAATATTAAAACTCGATTTGGCCCAATCTAGATTGACCCGACTTGCCTAGTTCTAAAGCTTTGACTTTTCAGGGTGAATGGCAACAAGGCAATCTTTTGTTTGAAAGAGAAGGAATATAGTTCATCAGTTCCAGTAAGGTATATACCAAAGAAATCTTTGGAAACTGAAGAGCCCGAAACTTCTTCACATTCAAAGGGTTTGAGTAAGAATGAATCTCGTAAAAGCACTGCTTGGAATGTATTTGGTAGAAAGTTTACAAACAATGAAGGCAGTGTTATTGATAAAAAGTCACAAACACAAAGCGGAATGTTCAAGAAAATTGCATTACATGATGATGTTCAACAAGGTATGAATGATAATGAACATGTTGTAGTATCTAATCCTAGTGGATTGCTATTGGGAATTGATGGTTTATGAGACTCTTGTTTGTGAACACTGataaaattgttgattttgaacTCGCAGCATTACGGATGTAATGGTCTTTTTGGATTGTATTTATGTCCATGTATAGAAGTTTATACTGGTAATATAGTTTACAAGTTTTGTGCATGCGAATTGATGGTTTACGAGATTTGTGTATGCAAACATCGCTAGAATTGTGGGTTTCAAACTCACAGCATTGTGGATGGAATGGTTTCCCGAGTCGTATTTATGTCAGTTTATATAAGTTTACATTGGTAATAAAGTTTGCACTTCTTGATGGCTTACTTTGACTCGTGCGTGCGAACATCAATAAAATTATTGTTTCTGAATTCACAGCTTTGTGGATgtaatgatttttctttttcttctcgaATTGTTTTTATGTCCATTTGTAGAAGCTCAGACGGTAATATATGTTAGTTTGGGCTAGTGATGGCCTTTAAGATGGAAACACGAACACATTACCAAGTTTAGTCTTCTTAGTATTTTTAGATTCATACGGCTTAAATTGTTATTACACATTGATTTGGGAAACTTAAATTGCTCCTATTTGTAGGTGATGAAATAATGGTGAAACCTGTAGAGGTGGTTGAGGAGGTGCCTCAAGGACAAAACATGAACAGAAAGAATTCGTTACAAGTTTGCAAGAGAATGTCAGATGCCGAGAAGTTGGCAATTGAATTACTTGCAGCAAGGTTAACACGCTATTTCTTGGATATGAAATTCACTGATTATTTCACTATGTAGCGCTAAAAGTATAATGGAGGCCCTTCTACTAAAGGTCATATTGCATTTTGCTCCCTCTATtaaaaaaaatgggcaaattagtccctgtacgttagatcaaagagcaaaccgACCCTTTTATTAAAactttcatctatttttactgttgAAAACTGGTCCTTGTACGTCAGCATAAGGTATACGTGGTGTGCCATGTATAATTGTCTGGTTATTCCATCAGTCAggtcagtttttaacaataaaaatggatgaaaataaTGACCagttgctctttgatttaatgtacaggaattaatttgctattttttttagtaaaggggGTAAAATATAATCCAACTCCTAATAtaagggcctccatggtacttttaccctaTATAGTGTATTCATTTTCACTAGTTCTTCACTGAATGCAATCTTCATTTTCTGCAGAGCATTTACCGCAGTTGAACTGAGAAAGAAACTGCTTGGCAAGAGATTTGATCCGGATATTGTCGAGACATTGATTACTGATTTACAAAATAGGTGTGTGGATTATAAGGAAAGATATCGTATTGACTTTTTCGAGGGTGTCGTATTTGGTTCTATATGTAATTTATTCAGTTAACTTTTCCTACATTATATTCCTTTTGATTTTATCGCATGTTAAACAACTAATTCGACTATTTTGGCCTATTGTAGAGGGTTGATCAATGATAGTTTGTATGCGGAAGCATTTTCTCGATCTAGATGGTCTTCATCAACCTGGGGACCAAGGAGAATCAAGCAAGTAAGCACTCCTCTTTCGAATTAAAATTTTGGAGTAACTTCTTTTGTTTCGTAATTATGTTAAAACCATATTGACAAATAAGGCTTTGTTTGGTTGCTAGTACTAAGTTTCTCAGAAAGTTGGTTTTGATCCCTCTACTATACTAAAATTTGGGATTTAGTCCTGGTACTAAATTTATTTGGCATAATTTGGGCTAACTAATAATATTACAAAAGTAAGAGTACAAAATTATGCAAAATTAAAGTATGAGGGACAAgatcttaaattttaatatagtagAGAGACCAAAACTATAATTTGACCATTTTAGTTCTATATGTACAATGAACTTGCTGTTT from Gossypium hirsutum isolate 1008001.06 chromosome A04, Gossypium_hirsutum_v2.1, whole genome shotgun sequence includes:
- the LOC107931152 gene encoding uncharacterized protein: MSIFAGNFSFKISSTLQFRVFSFPWVNGNKAIFCLKEKEYSSSVPVRYIPKKSLETEEPETSSHSKGLSKNESRKSTAWNVFGRKFTNNEGSVIDKKSQTQSGMFKKIALHDDVQQGDEIMVKPVEVVEEVPQGQNMNRKNSLQVCKRMSDAEKLAIELLAARAFTAVELRKKLLGKRFDPDIVETLITDLQNRGLINDSLYAEAFSRSRWSSSTWGPRRIKQALFKKGISEADAENALKLVFEGRDSDSNDDQESRLGFSKLSMDHLLIQASKQWLRGRDVPKETRKSRIVRWLQYRGFNWGVIGSVLKKLESQYPS